From the genome of Variovorax sp. RA8, one region includes:
- a CDS encoding (2Fe-2S)-binding protein, giving the protein MQVPFTVNGRAVTVDAPPNTFLVQAIREHLHLTGTHVGCDTAQCGACTILVDGRAVKSCNVLVAQVAGAQITTIEGVAQPDGTLHPMQAAFKECHGLQCGFCTPGMVMSAIDLCTHHPKASETEIRELLDGNLCRCTGYQNIVKAVQMGGEAMAAAPAQASATA; this is encoded by the coding sequence ATGCAGGTTCCATTCACGGTCAACGGCCGCGCGGTCACGGTCGATGCACCCCCCAACACCTTCCTGGTGCAAGCCATCCGGGAACATCTCCACCTGACGGGCACCCACGTGGGCTGCGACACCGCGCAGTGCGGCGCCTGCACGATCCTGGTCGATGGCCGCGCGGTCAAGTCGTGCAACGTGCTGGTGGCGCAGGTGGCCGGCGCCCAGATCACCACCATCGAGGGCGTCGCGCAGCCCGACGGCACGCTGCATCCGATGCAGGCCGCCTTCAAGGAGTGCCACGGCCTGCAGTGCGGCTTCTGCACCCCGGGCATGGTGATGAGCGCGATCGACCTGTGCACCCACCACCCCAAGGCCAGCGAGACCGAGATCCGCGAACTGCTGGACGGCAACCTGTGCCGCTGCACCGGCTACCAGAACATCGTCAAGGCCGTGCAGATGGGCGGCGAGGCCATGGCGGCCGCGCCGGCCCAGGCCTCGGCCACGGCATAA
- a CDS encoding DUF418 domain-containing protein: MAALSSPDTPQPLRLQQLDALRGFALAGILIVNIASFASAYYVAAVPDPLFARPIDRAVRWGVACLFETKFYLLFSFLFGYSFTLQMSAAGHSRAAFVPRMLRRLSGLAVIGVAHAVWLYHGDILCAYAVLGLVLLVARRQSEAQALRRACVLTVLPAMVLIVLGGLQLRTGEFTDLAGALARAEAAQQAWLGPPAGVVAQRLREWGNSWWVLVLVQGPCALAMFMAGFAAGRRRIFADLDAHRGLWPRLAAWGLAVGVPGAVFYANATVWGVGSGRDILGLGVSLLSAPFLSAAYVALALMLFQRDAGARVVRALAPAGRMALSNYLLQSLACSLIFTGYGLGLMGRVSPGSSVLIALGLFASQMAASAWWLRRFAYGPVEWVLRALTVGGWPAMRRTSQRPVR; encoded by the coding sequence ATGGCCGCCCTCTCCTCCCCCGATACCCCCCAGCCACTGCGGCTGCAGCAGCTGGACGCGCTGCGCGGCTTCGCGCTGGCGGGCATCCTGATCGTCAACATCGCCTCGTTCGCCTCCGCCTATTACGTCGCGGCGGTGCCCGATCCGCTGTTCGCCCGGCCCATCGACCGCGCCGTGCGCTGGGGGGTGGCCTGCCTGTTCGAGACCAAGTTCTACCTGCTGTTTTCCTTCCTTTTCGGCTACAGCTTCACCTTGCAGATGAGCGCGGCCGGGCACAGCCGCGCGGCCTTCGTGCCGCGCATGCTGCGCCGGCTGTCCGGGCTCGCAGTCATCGGCGTGGCGCACGCGGTCTGGCTCTATCACGGAGACATCCTGTGCGCCTATGCCGTGCTGGGGCTGGTGCTCCTGGTCGCACGCCGCCAGAGCGAGGCCCAGGCGCTCCGGCGCGCCTGCGTCCTCACCGTGCTGCCGGCGATGGTCCTGATCGTGCTGGGCGGACTGCAGCTGCGCACCGGCGAGTTCACGGACCTCGCCGGTGCCCTCGCGCGTGCGGAGGCTGCGCAGCAGGCCTGGCTGGGCCCGCCCGCCGGCGTGGTCGCGCAGCGCCTGCGCGAGTGGGGCAACAGCTGGTGGGTCCTGGTGCTGGTCCAGGGACCGTGCGCGCTGGCCATGTTCATGGCCGGCTTCGCGGCGGGCCGGCGCCGCATCTTCGCCGACCTCGACGCCCACCGCGGCCTTTGGCCCCGCCTGGCCGCTTGGGGCCTCGCAGTGGGCGTGCCGGGCGCGGTGTTCTATGCAAACGCCACGGTTTGGGGCGTGGGCTCCGGACGGGACATCCTGGGCCTGGGCGTGAGCCTCCTGAGCGCGCCGTTCCTCAGTGCCGCCTACGTGGCCCTCGCGCTGATGCTGTTCCAGCGCGATGCCGGCGCGCGCGTCGTTCGCGCGCTGGCGCCCGCGGGGCGCATGGCGCTGTCCAACTACCTGCTGCAGTCGCTGGCGTGCTCGCTGATCTTCACCGGCTATGGGCTCGGCCTCATGGGCCGGGTCTCGCCGGGGTCCAGCGTGCTGATCGCACTGGGCCTCTTCGCCAGCCAGATGGCGGCCAGCGCCTGGTGGCTGCGACGCTTCGCCTATGGCCCGGTGGAATGGGTCCTGCGCGCGCTGACCGTCGGCGGCTGGCCGGCGATGCGCAGGACGTCGCAGCGCCCGGTGCGCTGA
- a CDS encoding FAD binding domain-containing protein → MYAFTLERPASVADAARLAAAGGKLLAGGQTLLASMKLRLAAPEQLVDLGGIKELAGVRKEGNAFVIGAMTRHLDVGANAEIKAAFPALAWLARHIGDRQVRAMGTIGGSLANNDPSACYPSAVLGSGATVITSKREIAADDFFQGLFATALEEGELITAVRFPIPKRAAYEKLRQKASNFPLVGIFVTQGDGGVRVAVTGAGNGVFRHKGLEEALTKSFTPEAAAGVKIDASELNSDLHATAAYRANLIGVLTQRAVRKALG, encoded by the coding sequence ATGTATGCCTTCACCCTCGAACGTCCCGCCAGCGTGGCGGATGCGGCCAGGCTGGCCGCGGCCGGCGGCAAGCTGCTGGCCGGCGGCCAGACCCTGCTGGCCTCGATGAAGCTGCGCCTCGCGGCGCCGGAGCAACTGGTCGACCTCGGCGGCATCAAGGAGCTGGCCGGCGTCAGGAAGGAGGGCAATGCCTTCGTGATCGGCGCCATGACGCGCCATCTCGACGTCGGCGCCAACGCGGAAATCAAGGCCGCCTTCCCGGCCCTGGCCTGGCTGGCCCGTCACATCGGCGACCGCCAGGTCCGCGCCATGGGCACCATCGGCGGCTCGCTGGCCAACAACGATCCCTCGGCCTGCTACCCGAGTGCCGTGCTGGGCTCGGGCGCCACCGTCATCACCAGCAAGCGCGAGATCGCCGCCGACGACTTCTTCCAAGGCCTGTTCGCGACCGCGCTGGAGGAGGGCGAGCTGATCACCGCGGTCCGCTTCCCGATCCCGAAGCGCGCGGCCTACGAGAAGCTGCGCCAGAAGGCCTCCAACTTCCCGCTGGTCGGCATCTTCGTGACGCAAGGCGACGGCGGCGTGCGCGTGGCCGTCACCGGCGCGGGCAATGGCGTGTTCCGGCACAAGGGGCTCGAAGAAGCGCTGACCAAGAGCTTCACTCCCGAGGCCGCGGCCGGCGTGAAGATCGACGCGAGCGAGCTCAACAGCGACCTGCATGCGACGGCGGCCTACCGCGCCAATCTGATAGGCGTGCTGACGCAGCGGGCAGTGCGCAAGGCGCTGGGCTAA
- a CDS encoding helix-turn-helix domain-containing protein has product MTAPSITMSISSTPLPERSLAIAQARREWIEGEPAGARGARIEPWLLRSWQRCLAAGHRPQQRLSFDPVTRQAVHRVAERNRALLAAARPVLARLSRAIADTRYFAILTDADGIVIEVGPLPGGSDPADRHARDIARVGVDLSERAVGTTAIGAALAEHESVWLHRGEHFFDDTAIYSCAGAPLFGPQGECVGMLDLTGVQVAERPELRHLAVQSAHSIENAMVHNHPCALRLRLDWPGYGAGPGSEGLVCIDADGRVTASNTAARQMLHRPPGAQAAPHCSDLFALPPHMLFDAARRGDAALEVPLWSGLRVQARPQLADRAPPPHATGPERPRLRDVETALIRRAVDDARGNVAEAARALGISRATVYRKLGRRRRSKPA; this is encoded by the coding sequence ATGACGGCGCCTTCCATCACGATGAGCATCTCTTCCACGCCCCTGCCCGAACGCTCGCTCGCCATTGCCCAGGCGCGGCGCGAATGGATCGAGGGCGAACCGGCCGGCGCACGCGGCGCCCGCATCGAGCCCTGGCTGCTGCGCTCCTGGCAGCGCTGCCTCGCGGCGGGCCACCGGCCGCAGCAGCGGCTGAGCTTCGATCCCGTCACGCGCCAGGCGGTCCATCGCGTGGCCGAGCGCAACCGGGCCCTGCTCGCGGCCGCGCGGCCGGTGCTGGCGCGGCTGTCGCGCGCCATCGCCGACACGCGCTACTTCGCGATCCTGACCGACGCCGACGGCATCGTGATCGAGGTCGGCCCCCTGCCCGGCGGCAGCGACCCGGCCGACCGCCATGCGCGCGACATCGCGCGCGTGGGCGTCGACCTGTCGGAGCGCGCGGTCGGCACCACCGCCATCGGTGCCGCGCTGGCCGAGCACGAATCCGTTTGGCTGCACCGCGGCGAGCACTTCTTCGACGACACCGCCATCTACAGCTGCGCGGGCGCCCCGCTGTTCGGCCCGCAGGGGGAGTGCGTCGGCATGCTGGACCTGACCGGCGTGCAGGTGGCAGAGCGGCCCGAGCTGCGGCACCTGGCGGTGCAGTCGGCGCACAGCATCGAGAACGCGATGGTGCACAACCACCCGTGCGCACTGCGGCTGCGCCTGGACTGGCCGGGCTACGGCGCCGGGCCCGGCAGCGAAGGCCTTGTGTGCATCGATGCCGACGGCCGCGTCACGGCCAGCAACACGGCGGCGCGCCAGATGCTGCACCGGCCACCGGGTGCGCAGGCCGCGCCGCACTGCAGCGATCTGTTCGCGCTGCCGCCGCACATGCTGTTCGACGCGGCGCGACGCGGCGACGCGGCGCTGGAGGTGCCGCTGTGGTCCGGCCTGCGCGTGCAGGCGAGGCCGCAACTCGCCGATCGCGCGCCGCCGCCGCACGCGACCGGCCCCGAACGCCCGCGCCTGCGCGATGTCGAGACGGCGCTGATCCGCCGTGCCGTCGACGATGCACGCGGCAACGTGGCCGAGGCGGCACGCGCGCTGGGTATCAGCCGCGCGACCGTCTACCGCAAGCTGGGGCGGCGGCGGCGCTCCAAGCCTGCATGA
- a CDS encoding thioredoxin family protein — MNTSYANAEPSREEVDGLSGSTLVEFGAPWCGICKAAQPLIAKALAGAEPLRHLKIEDGSGRPLGRSYGVKLWPTLIFLRDGREVGRLVRPTSVDAISDELARLAQPA, encoded by the coding sequence ATGAACACTAGCTACGCAAACGCCGAGCCCTCCCGCGAGGAGGTCGACGGTCTCTCCGGTTCCACGCTCGTCGAGTTCGGCGCCCCCTGGTGCGGCATCTGCAAGGCGGCGCAGCCGCTGATCGCCAAGGCGCTGGCCGGCGCGGAGCCGCTGCGCCACCTGAAGATCGAGGACGGCAGCGGCCGGCCGCTGGGCCGCTCCTACGGCGTCAAGCTCTGGCCTACGCTGATCTTCCTGCGCGACGGCCGGGAAGTGGGGCGGCTGGTGCGGCCCACGAGCGTCGATGCGATCTCGGACGAGCTCGCCCGGCTCGCCCAGCCTGCCTAG
- a CDS encoding xanthine dehydrogenase family protein molybdopterin-binding subunit has protein sequence MGAPDFAKLPHIGEALRRKEDYRFLTGAGQYTDDVNLANQSHAVFLRSPHAHAAIKSIDTTAASKMPGVVGIFSGKDIDGKMGGLPCGWLINNPDGTPMKEPPHPILAIGKVRYVGDHVAMVVADTVEQAKDAAEAIEVDYEVLPALVSVADAAKKAGGVTLHDAAPDNQCYKWALGDKAQVDAAFAKAAHVTKLDLVNNRLVPNPMEPRVAIGSYNRANDEYTLYVANQNPHVERLLMTAFVLGLPEHKVRVIAPDVGGGFGSKIFLYAEDVALTWAAKQLNRSIKWTGERAECFLSDAHGRDHVSHAEMAMDKDGKFLALRVHTDANLGAYLSTFSTAVPTILYATLLAGQYTTPQIYVEVDAWFTNTAPVDAYRGAGRPEATYLLERLVSRCAWEMNLGQDEIRKRNFITEFPYQTPVALQYDTGDFHASMDKAKELAEVAGFAERKKASEARGKLRGMGYSSYIEACGIAPSNIAGALGARAGLFECGEIRVHPTGSVTVFTGSHSHGQGHETTFAQVVAARLGIPVENVDVVHGDTGRVPFGMGTYGSRSISVGGAAIMKALDKIETKAKKIAAHLMEASDADVEFANGEFTIKGTDKKIPFGQVALTAYVPHNYPLDKLEPGLDETAFYDPTNFTFPGGTYICEVEVDKETGEVKVDRFTAVDDFGTIINPMIVEGQVHGGIVQGLGQALMENCVYDKESGQLLTGSFMDYAMPRADDFPMFKLGTTCTPCTHNPLGTKGCGEAGAIGSPPALINAVLDALAPLGVKDFDMPASPHRVWEAIQKGSVSPTQEPQQAPLTASTQGRPAP, from the coding sequence ATGGGCGCACCCGACTTCGCGAAACTGCCGCACATCGGCGAGGCACTCAGGCGCAAGGAAGACTACCGCTTCCTCACCGGCGCCGGGCAATACACCGACGACGTGAACCTGGCCAACCAGTCCCACGCCGTGTTCCTGCGCTCGCCGCATGCGCATGCGGCGATCAAGTCCATCGACACCACGGCGGCCTCGAAGATGCCTGGCGTGGTGGGCATCTTCAGCGGCAAGGACATCGACGGCAAGATGGGCGGGCTGCCCTGCGGCTGGCTCATCAACAACCCCGACGGCACGCCGATGAAGGAGCCGCCGCACCCCATCCTCGCCATCGGCAAGGTGCGCTATGTGGGCGACCACGTGGCGATGGTGGTGGCCGATACGGTGGAGCAGGCCAAGGACGCCGCCGAGGCGATCGAGGTCGACTACGAGGTGCTGCCCGCGCTGGTGAGCGTGGCGGATGCCGCGAAGAAGGCCGGCGGCGTCACCCTTCACGATGCCGCGCCCGACAACCAGTGCTACAAGTGGGCGCTCGGCGACAAGGCCCAGGTCGACGCGGCCTTCGCCAAGGCGGCGCACGTGACGAAGCTGGACCTCGTCAACAACCGGCTCGTCCCCAACCCGATGGAGCCGCGGGTCGCGATCGGCAGCTACAACCGAGCCAACGACGAGTACACGCTCTACGTCGCCAACCAGAACCCGCATGTGGAGCGGCTGCTCATGACGGCCTTCGTGCTGGGCCTGCCCGAGCACAAGGTGCGGGTGATCGCGCCCGACGTGGGCGGCGGCTTCGGCTCCAAGATCTTCCTCTACGCCGAGGACGTGGCGCTGACCTGGGCCGCGAAGCAGCTCAACCGCAGCATCAAGTGGACGGGCGAGCGCGCCGAGTGCTTCCTGTCCGACGCGCACGGCCGCGACCACGTGAGCCATGCCGAGATGGCGATGGACAAGGACGGGAAGTTCCTCGCCCTGCGCGTGCACACCGATGCGAACCTGGGCGCCTACCTGTCGACCTTCTCGACCGCGGTGCCGACCATCCTCTACGCCACGCTGCTGGCGGGCCAGTACACCACGCCGCAGATCTACGTCGAGGTCGATGCGTGGTTCACCAACACCGCGCCGGTCGACGCGTACCGGGGCGCGGGCCGGCCGGAAGCGACCTACCTGCTGGAGCGCCTGGTCTCGCGCTGCGCCTGGGAAATGAATCTCGGGCAGGACGAGATCCGCAAGCGCAACTTCATCACCGAGTTCCCCTACCAGACGCCGGTCGCGCTGCAGTACGACACCGGCGACTTCCACGCCTCCATGGACAAGGCAAAGGAGCTGGCCGAGGTGGCAGGCTTCGCGGAGCGCAAGAAGGCGAGCGAGGCCAGGGGCAAGCTGCGCGGCATGGGCTACTCCAGCTACATCGAGGCCTGCGGCATCGCGCCTTCCAACATCGCGGGTGCGCTGGGCGCACGCGCGGGCCTGTTCGAATGCGGCGAGATCCGCGTGCACCCGACCGGCAGCGTGACCGTCTTCACCGGCTCGCACAGCCATGGCCAGGGCCACGAGACCACCTTCGCGCAGGTCGTCGCCGCGCGGCTGGGCATCCCGGTCGAGAACGTGGACGTGGTGCACGGCGACACCGGCCGCGTGCCCTTCGGCATGGGCACCTACGGCTCGCGCTCGATCTCGGTCGGCGGCGCGGCGATCATGAAGGCGCTCGACAAGATCGAGACCAAGGCCAAGAAGATCGCCGCCCACCTGATGGAGGCCAGCGATGCCGATGTGGAGTTCGCCAACGGCGAGTTCACCATCAAGGGCACCGACAAGAAGATCCCCTTCGGCCAGGTGGCGCTGACGGCCTACGTGCCGCACAACTACCCGCTCGACAAGCTGGAGCCGGGGCTCGACGAGACCGCCTTCTACGACCCGACCAACTTCACCTTCCCGGGCGGCACCTACATCTGCGAGGTGGAGGTGGACAAGGAGACCGGCGAGGTGAAGGTCGACCGCTTCACCGCGGTGGACGACTTCGGCACCATCATCAACCCGATGATCGTCGAGGGCCAGGTGCACGGTGGCATCGTGCAGGGCCTGGGCCAGGCGCTGATGGAGAACTGCGTCTACGACAAGGAAAGCGGTCAGCTGCTGACCGGCAGCTTCATGGACTACGCCATGCCGCGGGCCGACGATTTCCCGATGTTCAAGCTCGGCACCACCTGCACGCCCTGTACCCACAACCCGCTGGGCACCAAGGGCTGCGGCGAGGCCGGCGCCATCGGCTCGCCCCCGGCGCTGATCAACGCGGTGCTCGACGCGCTGGCGCCGCTGGGCGTGAAGGACTTCGACATGCCTGCATCGCCGCACCGCGTGTGGGAAGCCATCCAGAAGGGCAGCGTGAGCCCGACGCAGGAACCGCAGCAAGCGCCCTTGACCGCCAGCACCCAGGGCCGCCCGGCGCCCTGA
- a CDS encoding AAA family ATPase, whose protein sequence is MTDATLATTFPFPTIDAVVQALEGAGYYADRRLATAVFLALKLQRPLLLEGEPGVGKTELAKALSSALQRELLRLQCYDGLEQREALYEWNYAAQLLHMRAAEAHGAARDVEAEVYQPHYLIRRPLLQALQAPAPGAVLLIDEVDRADEPFEAFLLEYLGEYQISIPELGTVRALVPPVTLLTSNRTRELNDAVKRRCLYHWLDYPERERELSIVRAQVPGASERLSAQVAAFVAGLRSAPFANAFQRAPGIAESVEWARALVALDTLALDPEVVVDTAGILFKQRDDVAALTLDLASELLKTGETGT, encoded by the coding sequence ATGACCGACGCCACGCTTGCCACGACCTTCCCGTTTCCGACCATCGACGCGGTCGTGCAGGCGCTGGAAGGCGCGGGCTACTACGCCGACCGGCGGCTGGCGACGGCGGTGTTTCTCGCGCTCAAGCTGCAGCGCCCGCTGCTGCTGGAGGGCGAGCCCGGCGTGGGCAAGACCGAACTGGCCAAGGCGCTGTCGAGCGCGCTGCAGCGCGAGCTGCTGCGGCTGCAGTGCTACGACGGACTGGAGCAGCGCGAGGCGCTCTACGAATGGAACTACGCCGCGCAGCTGCTGCACATGCGCGCGGCCGAGGCGCACGGCGCGGCGCGCGATGTGGAAGCCGAGGTCTACCAGCCGCACTACCTGATCCGCCGGCCGCTCCTGCAGGCCCTGCAGGCGCCGGCGCCCGGCGCCGTGCTGCTGATCGACGAGGTCGATCGTGCCGACGAGCCCTTCGAGGCCTTCCTGCTCGAATACCTCGGCGAATACCAGATCAGCATTCCCGAGCTGGGCACGGTGCGCGCACTGGTCCCGCCGGTGACGCTGCTCACCAGCAACCGCACGCGCGAGCTCAACGACGCGGTCAAGCGCCGCTGCCTCTACCACTGGCTGGACTACCCCGAGCGCGAGCGCGAGCTGTCGATCGTGCGCGCGCAGGTGCCGGGCGCCAGCGAGCGCCTGTCCGCGCAGGTCGCGGCCTTCGTCGCCGGGTTGCGCAGCGCGCCTTTCGCCAATGCCTTCCAGCGCGCGCCCGGCATCGCCGAGAGCGTGGAATGGGCCCGCGCCCTGGTCGCGCTCGACACGCTGGCCCTCGACCCCGAGGTCGTGGTAGACACCGCCGGCATCCTCTTCAAGCAGCGTGACGACGTGGCGGCGTTGACGCTGGATCTGGCCTCGGAGTTGCTGAAGACCGGCGAGACGGGGACATGA
- the aspA gene encoding aspartate ammonia-lyase, protein MSKFRIEHDLLGDREVPAEAYYGVHTLRAKENFQISGTTISAFPELVIALASVKEAAAQANAELGLLPPELRDAIVAACEEIRHGALHDQFVVDVIQGGAGTSTNMNANEVVCNRALEILGHQRGEYQYLHPNEHVNMAQSTNDVYPTAIRVATCFAIERLLAAMAHLRGAFAAKATEFAHLLKIGRTQLQDAVPMTLGQEFSTYAVMLEEDIARLTEASALIREINLGATAIGTGITAHPEYAGKALAALRSITRLDLSTAPNLIEATQDCGAFVQLSGVLKRIAVKLSKTCNDLRLLSSGPRSGLGEINLPPMQAGSSIMPGKVNPVIPEVVNQICFEVFGNDLTVTFAAEGGQLQLNAFEPIIASALFRSFKHLTNGCTTLADLCVKGITANPDRLRESIERSIALVTALNPIIGYKEATEVAAEAYANGTNVREVVLRRKLMTEAELEDALRHEVLTQPRVYEKARKGG, encoded by the coding sequence ATGAGCAAGTTCCGCATCGAACACGATCTGCTGGGTGACCGCGAGGTACCCGCCGAGGCCTACTACGGTGTCCACACGCTGCGCGCCAAGGAGAACTTCCAGATCTCGGGCACCACCATCTCGGCCTTCCCGGAGCTGGTGATTGCGCTGGCCTCCGTCAAGGAAGCGGCGGCGCAGGCCAATGCCGAACTGGGCCTGCTGCCCCCCGAGCTGCGCGACGCCATCGTGGCTGCCTGCGAGGAGATCCGCCACGGCGCGCTGCACGACCAGTTCGTGGTCGACGTGATCCAGGGCGGGGCGGGCACCTCCACCAACATGAACGCCAACGAGGTGGTGTGCAACCGCGCGCTGGAAATCCTCGGCCACCAGCGCGGCGAGTACCAGTACCTGCACCCCAACGAGCACGTCAACATGGCGCAGAGCACCAATGACGTATACCCGACGGCGATCCGCGTCGCCACCTGCTTCGCGATCGAGCGCCTGCTGGCGGCGATGGCGCACCTGCGCGGCGCCTTTGCCGCCAAGGCCACGGAGTTCGCGCACCTGCTCAAGATCGGCCGCACCCAGCTGCAGGACGCGGTGCCGATGACGCTGGGCCAGGAGTTCTCGACCTACGCGGTCATGCTGGAGGAGGACATCGCGCGCCTGACCGAGGCCTCGGCGCTGATCCGCGAGATCAACCTCGGCGCCACCGCGATCGGCACCGGCATCACCGCCCATCCCGAGTACGCGGGCAAGGCGCTGGCGGCGTTGCGCTCGATCACCCGGCTCGACCTTTCCACCGCGCCCAACCTGATCGAGGCGACGCAGGACTGCGGCGCCTTCGTGCAGCTGTCGGGCGTGCTCAAGCGCATCGCTGTCAAGCTGTCGAAGACCTGCAACGACCTGCGCCTGCTCTCCAGCGGGCCGCGCTCGGGCCTGGGCGAAATCAACCTGCCGCCGATGCAGGCCGGCTCATCGATCATGCCGGGCAAGGTCAACCCGGTGATCCCGGAAGTGGTGAACCAGATCTGCTTCGAGGTGTTCGGCAACGACCTGACCGTGACCTTTGCCGCCGAGGGCGGGCAGCTGCAGCTCAATGCCTTCGAGCCGATCATTGCCAGCGCTCTGTTCCGCAGCTTCAAGCACTTGACCAACGGCTGCACGACGCTGGCCGACCTGTGCGTGAAGGGCATCACCGCCAACCCGGACCGGCTGCGCGAGAGCATCGAACGCTCGATCGCGCTGGTCACCGCGCTCAATCCGATCATCGGCTACAAGGAGGCGACCGAGGTCGCGGCCGAGGCCTACGCCAACGGCACCAATGTTCGGGAGGTGGTGCTCAGGCGCAAGCTCATGACCGAGGCCGAACTGGAGGACGCGCTGCGCCACGAGGTGCTGACGCAGCCGCGGGTCTACGAAAAAGCGCGCAAGGGCGGCTGA
- a CDS encoding vWA domain-containing protein — translation MHQLGDARRGKLADNMAGFGRALRRAGVRTDSARIALAAEAAMLVGVQSRADLAAAMEAVMISREQDRGVFRELFDAWFRDPELAAKLLAQMLPSAEGKAEPSKRRPRVREALAAPRETVQAAQTEREVDFDAAMTASDRQRMHHADFNALGAAEYRLVERLARDVSLPVPTIPARRLHAAGDAGAHSRMNWPGVWHEAGRTGGEMLRLPRLARRTQPLPLLVLIDVSGSMERYARLLLAFLHAATRRAGRRDVFAFGTQLTDLTPAFRIADTDAMLGAAGEAIADFAGGTRLGASLAELRRHHARRLTGRRTLVLVISDGLDTGEPEVLERELLWLKRHSRRMLWLNPLLRYEGYAPLARGAAVLHRHADAMLAVHNLNALEQLASSLAALMRCGR, via the coding sequence ATGCACCAGCTCGGTGACGCCCGCCGCGGCAAGCTGGCCGACAACATGGCCGGCTTCGGCCGCGCATTGCGGCGTGCCGGCGTGCGTACCGATTCGGCCCGCATCGCGCTCGCGGCCGAGGCCGCGATGCTCGTGGGCGTACAAAGCCGGGCCGACCTCGCCGCCGCGATGGAGGCCGTGATGATCAGCCGCGAGCAGGACCGCGGGGTCTTCCGCGAGCTCTTCGACGCCTGGTTCCGCGACCCCGAACTCGCCGCCAAGCTGCTCGCGCAGATGCTGCCGAGCGCCGAGGGAAAGGCCGAGCCCTCGAAGCGCCGGCCGCGGGTGCGCGAGGCGCTCGCCGCGCCACGCGAGACGGTGCAGGCCGCGCAGACCGAGCGCGAGGTGGACTTCGATGCCGCCATGACCGCCAGCGACCGCCAGCGCATGCACCATGCCGACTTCAACGCGCTGGGCGCCGCCGAGTACCGGCTGGTGGAGCGCCTGGCGCGCGATGTCTCGCTGCCGGTGCCCACCATCCCCGCGCGGCGCCTGCATGCGGCCGGCGACGCCGGCGCCCATTCGCGCATGAATTGGCCGGGCGTCTGGCACGAAGCCGGCCGCACCGGCGGCGAGATGCTGCGCCTGCCGCGGCTCGCGCGGCGCACGCAGCCGCTGCCCCTGCTGGTGCTGATCGATGTCTCGGGCTCGATGGAGCGCTATGCGCGCCTGCTGCTGGCCTTCCTGCATGCGGCGACGCGCCGTGCCGGGCGGCGCGACGTGTTCGCCTTCGGCACCCAGCTGACCGACCTGACGCCGGCCTTCCGCATCGCCGACACCGACGCCATGCTGGGCGCCGCCGGCGAGGCGATCGCCGATTTCGCCGGCGGCACCCGTCTGGGCGCTTCGTTGGCCGAGCTGCGGCGGCACCACGCGCGCCGATTGACCGGCCGCCGCACTCTCGTGCTGGTGATCAGCGACGGCCTGGACACCGGCGAGCCCGAGGTGCTGGAGCGCGAGCTGCTGTGGCTCAAGCGCCATTCGCGGCGCATGCTGTGGCTCAATCCGCTGCTGCGCTACGAAGGCTATGCCCCGCTGGCGCGCGGGGCCGCGGTGCTGCACCGCCATGCGGACGCGATGCTCGCGGTCCACAATCTCAACGCACTGGAGCAACTGGCCTCCAGCCTCGCGGCGCTGATGCGCTGCGGCCGGTGA
- a CDS encoding CoxG family protein, producing MEMLGNRRLPITQQQAWEALNDPETLKKCIPGCDKFEPAGENEYTVALAVKIGPVSAKFNGKVKLAEITPPDSYRLSFEGQGGVAGFAKGSSSVSLKPVADAQSPGCELDYTVQAQVGGKIAQLGQRLIDGAAKSTADDFFKRFEAEMQARYGPPPAVEGTEAQAEEPSEKTGKMAGLMRKMGFGKKDDSPEADAGQKPGE from the coding sequence ATGGAAATGCTCGGCAACCGCCGCCTCCCGATCACGCAGCAGCAGGCCTGGGAGGCGCTGAACGATCCGGAGACGCTGAAGAAGTGCATCCCCGGCTGCGACAAGTTCGAACCTGCCGGCGAAAACGAATACACGGTCGCGCTGGCCGTGAAGATCGGTCCGGTCTCGGCCAAGTTCAACGGCAAGGTCAAGCTGGCCGAGATCACGCCGCCCGACAGCTACAGGCTCTCCTTCGAGGGGCAGGGCGGCGTGGCGGGCTTCGCCAAGGGGTCTTCCAGCGTCTCGCTCAAGCCGGTGGCCGATGCGCAATCGCCGGGCTGCGAGCTCGACTACACGGTGCAGGCGCAGGTGGGCGGCAAGATCGCGCAGCTGGGCCAGCGCCTGATCGACGGCGCAGCCAAGTCGACGGCCGACGACTTCTTCAAGCGCTTCGAGGCCGAGATGCAGGCGCGCTACGGCCCGCCACCTGCGGTCGAGGGCACCGAGGCGCAGGCTGAAGAGCCTTCCGAGAAGACCGGCAAGATGGCGGGTCTCATGCGCAAGATGGGCTTCGGCAAGAAGGACGACTCGCCCGAAGCGGACGCCGGCCAGAAGCCCGGCGAATAG